A window of the Kosakonia radicincitans DSM 16656 genome harbors these coding sequences:
- a CDS encoding DotU family type VI secretion system protein yields the protein MQEQNAAGSDAALAGASGNNPLVAAANPLLNAIPQIRYSVSHDDQSGLRQHLIDEIRRFEVRCQQSGLAYEVIVGARYCLCTALDEAAALTPWGSRGVWSGSGLLVTFHNETWGGEKFFQLLARLSQNPREHIALLELINFCLLLGFEGRYRVMDNGRTQLETIKQRLWQMIRGVRGNYPPPLSPHPEDQPVMRKLWRPVIPLWACVGLAGFLACLFYIVLNWRLGDNTSPVLAKIYQTQLPEAAIAQPAVSAPPVLNLSAFLRPEIQQGLVAVRDEADRSVVTLKGDGLFASGSTVARDSYEPVIDRVAQAMNNVSGRILVVGFSDNVPIRSARFASNYELSLERARSVQSLLQKHLSQPERVKAEGRGEMNPIAPNNTPENRARNRRVEITLLVSPENTAAELNGLPQGN from the coding sequence ATGCAGGAACAAAACGCCGCCGGCAGTGATGCCGCTCTGGCAGGAGCCAGTGGTAACAATCCTTTGGTCGCAGCGGCAAACCCGCTACTTAATGCGATACCGCAAATCCGCTATTCGGTCTCTCATGACGATCAAAGCGGTTTGCGTCAGCATTTAATTGATGAAATCCGCCGTTTTGAAGTGCGCTGTCAGCAATCCGGGCTGGCCTACGAGGTGATCGTGGGCGCGCGCTACTGCCTCTGTACCGCGCTGGATGAAGCCGCGGCGCTGACGCCCTGGGGTAGCCGTGGCGTCTGGTCCGGCAGCGGTCTGCTGGTGACATTCCACAACGAAACCTGGGGCGGAGAGAAGTTCTTCCAGCTGCTGGCGCGGCTGTCGCAAAACCCGCGCGAGCACATCGCGTTGCTGGAGCTGATCAACTTCTGCCTGCTGCTTGGCTTTGAAGGCCGCTACCGGGTGATGGACAACGGCCGTACGCAACTGGAAACCATCAAACAGCGCCTGTGGCAGATGATCCGTGGCGTGCGTGGTAACTATCCGCCGCCGCTTTCGCCGCACCCGGAAGATCAACCGGTGATGCGCAAACTTTGGCGTCCGGTGATCCCATTATGGGCCTGCGTCGGGCTGGCGGGCTTCCTCGCCTGTCTGTTCTATATTGTGCTTAACTGGCGGCTTGGCGATAACACCAGCCCGGTGCTGGCGAAAATCTATCAAACACAGCTGCCGGAAGCGGCTATTGCCCAGCCAGCAGTGAGTGCGCCGCCAGTGCTTAATCTGAGCGCCTTCCTGCGCCCGGAAATTCAGCAAGGGCTGGTGGCGGTGCGCGATGAAGCCGATCGCAGCGTGGTGACCTTAAAAGGCGACGGGCTGTTTGCTTCCGGTTCAACGGTGGCGCGTGACAGCTACGAACCGGTGATCGACCGCGTCGCCCAGGCGATGAACAACGTCAGCGGCCGCATTCTGGTGGTCGGCTTTAGCGATAACGTGCCGATCCGCAGCGCGCGATTCGCCTCTAACTACGAGCTCTCTCTGGAGCGCGCGCGCTCGGTACAGTCGCTGCTGCAAAAACATCTGTCGCAGCCGGAACGCGTGAAAGCGGAAGGGAGAGGGGAGATGAACCCGATCGCGCCGAATAACACGCCGGAA